In the Caballeronia sp. NK8 genome, GGCATTCGACCGTCGCGCTGCTCGATTTCGGCTCGGTGACGTCATGGTGGCGCGACCGCACATCGACCGATGGCGGACGCGCGCTCATCGGGCACGTCGCATGGACCGTGCTGGCGTCGCTGTTACCCGCGCTGCTGCTCGAATTCCTGTGCTCGCGGCTGCTCAGGCGGCCACGCGCGCGGATCGCGGCGCGGGGCGTCGCCGATGCGGAGGAGCAGGACCCGGACCTCGTGCGCCAGCAACGCGCCGCCGAGCGCGCGGAAGACGCCGCCGAGCGAAGCGGCGACGAAACCGCGCTGCATCTCGCCGAACGCAATGTCGACAGTGCGCGCGGTCAGCGTCATGCGGCGCGTCACTGGACGCTGCTGCAACGCCTGCCGAGCGCGCTGCTGTACGGCTTGCTGTCGCTCGTTCCGCTGGTCGTGTTCATCGCTGCCGTCACGCTGCTGATGTCGGTTTTCATCGACGACAACACGCTCGAAGCGCACGTCGCGGGCTCGCTCATCGACGTTTATCTCGTGTGCCGCGCGATCGTCATCGTGAGCGGCTTCTTCGTCGCGCCGCGTGCGCCCGGCCTGCGTCTCATCCAGATGCGCGATGTCTACGCGACGTACACGCATCGCTGGGTGTACCGCATCGTGTGCGTCGCGGGCGCGGGCCTCGCGCTCGCCAACGCGGCCGAGCCGCTCGGGTTGTCCGGAGACGCGCGCATCGCGATTACGAAGGCCGTGCTGCTGGTCGTGCATGTGATGATCGCGTACATGATCTTCGAATGCCGCACGCCGGTGGCCGAGCGCATTCGCGGCGGCTCGCGGGCGAACCGTTCCTTCAGGCTCTTCGGCAACTGGGTGGCCGATGTCTGGGCGGGCGTCGCGATCTTCTTCGTGCTCGCGCTCTGGTTCGTGTGGGCGCTCGACGTGCAGAACGGCTACCGGACGCTCTTTCATCTGGGCGGGCTGTCGCTGCTCGTGCTCGTCGCCGCGCGCGTGGTGGCGATCGTCGCGTTCGGCGCGCTCGGGCGCCTGTTCCATCGCGAAGACGAGGACGATTTCGCCGGCCAGTCGATCCTGCGCCGCCGCGCGTATCGCTATTACCCGGTGTTGCGGCGTGTCGTGCAGGCGCTCATTTCGGTCGTCACGGTGATCGCGCTCCTGCAGGTATGGCACATCGACATCGTGCATTTCTTCACGTCGGGCGGGGTCGGCAACCGGCTCGCGTCGGCGCTCGTCACGATCGTGTTCGCCGCCCTGTTCGCCGTGCTCGTGTGGGAGGCGGCCAACATCGCGGTCGAGCAGCGGCTCGAGCAATGGACCGCGAGCGGCGAGCGTGTGCGCGCCGCGCGCCTGCGCACGCTGCTGCCGATGATGCGCACCGGCCTGTTCATCGTGATCGCGATGGTCGTCGTCCTGACGGGGCTCTCGGAGATCGGCGTGAACACCGCGCCTTTGCTCGCGAGCGCGAGCATCTTCGGCGTGGCGCTCGGCTTCGGCTCGCAGAAGCTCGTGCAGGATCTCATCACCGGCATTTTCCTGTTGATGGAAAACGCGATGCAGGTCGGCGACTGGGTGACGCTCGCGGGCGTCTCGGGCACGGTCGAATATCTGTCGATCCGCACGGTGCGCCTGCGCGGCGGCGACGGCTCGCTCTACACGGTGCCGTTCAGCTCGGTGTCGACGGTGAACAACACGAATCGCGGCATCGGCAACGCTGCGGTGCGCGTGTCGATCGCGCTCGGCCAGGATGTCGATCTCGCGATCTCCACGCTGAAGGAAATCGGCGCGGCGTTGCGCAATGACGAAGCGTTCCGCGACGGCATTCTCTCCGACTTCAGCTTCTGGGGCGTCGATGCCGTCGATGGCTCGACCGTCACGCTCGCCGGCCAGATTCAATGCCGCGACAGCGCGCGCTGGCCGGTGCAGCGCGAGTTCAACCGGCGCATTCTCAACGAGTTCACGGCGCGCGGCATCGAGATCGCGAATCCGCAGCGCAATTTCGTGATCGTGAACGGCGGCGATCAGGCGCCCGTGCCGGATGCGGACGAAGCCGGCGCGGATCAGCGCGGCGAGCCGTCGAAGGCCGCGCAGCATCCGACGAACGAGGCGGCGGGTTCGGCGAACGTCGCCTCGAATGCGCCGCCGCCACGGGCCTCGCAAGGCGGGTCGTGATCCTATAATCGTTCGGCCTGATCGCGCCCCTCGTACTGTCGACGGGCGCGATCTTCTTTCGAAGGTCGAACGTTCACGAGGTCACGCCTGCCATGACAGTCGCCGCATCGCAATCGAACAAGACAACGAAGAAACTCGGGAACGCCGTCGTCGCGATGACCGTCGCGGCGGGTTTCGCCGGATGCGCCTCCGCGCCGCCATCGTCCGACAGCGCGGGCGGGGCGCGTGCGGTCAAGGTCATGATCGTCACGATGTTCGCGCCCGAGGCCAAACCCTGGCTCGACAGGCTCGGCCCGTGGGACGCGGTCAAGGTGGCCGGCCTGTCGCCCGATTATCCCGAGGTGCATTGCAACCGCGACGACGTGTGCGTCGTCACGACGGGCATGGGCCACACCAACGCGGCCGCTTCGACGATGGCGCTCGCGTTCTCCGACCGTTTCGACTTGCGCGGCACGTACTTCCTGATCGCCGGGATCGCGGGCATCGATCCGGCGCAGGGCACGGTCGGCTCGGCGGCATGGGCGAAGTATCTCGTCGATTTCGGTCCGCAATGGGAGCTCGACGCCCGCGAAAAGCCCGCTCGCTGGCCGAGCGGATTCACCGGCATCAACACGAAAGGGCCCAACGAGAAACCGGCGCCCGACTATCGCACGGAGATGTTCGCGCTGAACGCGACACTCGCCGACACGGCTTTCGCGCTCTCGTGCAACGTCGCGCTCTCCGACAGCGCCGAGGCCAGGGCCGCGCGCGCGAAGTTCAATTACGCGCCGGCGAACCGGCCGCCGCGCGTGATCCAGTGCGACACGCTCGCGGGCGATACGTGGTGGTCGGGTAAATACATCGGCGAGCGGGCGCGCGCGTGGACGCGGCTCCTGACGGATGGCCGCGGCGTCTATTGCACGACGCAGCAGGAGGATAACGCGACCTACGAGGCGCTCAAGCGCGCGGCGAGCGTGCAACGGGTGGATGTGTCGCGGGTGGCCGTGTTGCGTGCGGGCTCGGATTTCGACCGTCCTTACAAGGGTCAATCCGCAGCCGACAATCTTTTGAACTACGCGGCGCAGGGCGGCTTCACGCCGGCCATCGAAAACCTGTACAGGGCCGGTAATCCATTCGTACAGGATGTTGTTACACATTGGGACGCCTGGCGAAAGGGCGTACCGCAAAGGTAACAAGCCACGTTACAAACTCGGGTAACAAAGCCCGTAACATCGACGTAACAAGCCATAAGAAATTATTACCTCATCGATCGTCTATCGGTAAAGGCGGTCAAGATGGCTGTTTTTGGCTATTTCTCGTCTGATGAATCATCTCAAAAATAGCGGTCCGGGGTGTCAACCGGATCGCGCAATCCCCCGTTATTGCTGGCGGCACGCGATTACTACGATCAAAACAAAGCCGCGCCGATTTGCCGCGTAAAACATCAGAAGAATAGAAATCGCATGGCAAAAGCGACCGAATTCGACAGACCGAAAAAATTACCGATCCAAAGTGTTGTTTGCAACAAAATATTATTGAGATGCTCTTGCTTTGGATTTAGACCGTACTTAGAATTCGTCTCACGGTGGTTGTTACAAGATGTAACTCACTGAAACAAAGATTACGCAGTACGTAGCCGGGGCAGGACAAGCCCGGTGAGGCACAAAAAAGATATCGGCAAAAAGCCGGCGGGAAATTCGGGGATTTACTGGAAGTTGCAACCATGAACGGTCGCGAAACGCTGGAATCGATCCGGGAAATCAACTTGTCGTACATCATGCTCGCGCAGCGTCTGTTGCGCGAGGACCGCGCCATCGGCATGTTCCGGCTCGGTCTTTCGGCGGAACTCGCCGATCTGCTGTCGGGGCTGACGCTCGCACAGGTCGTCAAGCTCGCGTCGTCGGATAACCTGCTTTGCGCTTTCCGCTTCAACGATCACACGATGCTGTCGGCCTTGACGCAACCCGCCAAGAATGCGGACATCGCGCCGACGCACGCGGCAATCCTGCTGGCTGGCCAGCCGGCCGAACAGTTCGCTTAAGGTGACCAAGGTGACGGAGCGAGCCATGCTGAAGAAGAGCCTCACTGAAGACGCCCAGGAAGTATTCCGCGCCATCGCGCTGATCGAGCTCGGCGCGCGCATGCAAGTGCTGGAGAGCGAACTGACGCTCTCGCGCGACCGCATGATCCGTCTGTATCGCGAAGTGAAGGGTGTATCGCCGCCGAAGGGCATGCTGCCGTTCTCGGCCGACTGGTACATGACGTGGCTGGCCAATATCCACGCATCGCTTTTCTATAACACCTATACGTTCCTGAAGAACGAAGCTGGCTGTTCGCATCTCGATGCGTTGACCAAAGGGTATCGGCTGTATCTCGAGCACTGCAATCATAGCGGCGCCGAGGCGGTACTCGACCTTACGCGGGCCTGGACTCTTGTGCGCTTCTTCGACGCGGGCATGCTGCAGATGACGCCGTGCTGCCGCTGCACCGGGAAGTTTGTCGCACACAAACATGATTTGCAGAACAACGTGGTGTGCGGGGCCTGCCAGCCGCCGTCACGCGCGGGGAAGACCAAGAAAGCGGCGGCCGCGAAACAGGCCAGTCAAGAAGCCGCTCTGGAGGTGGTGATGTCGAAGAACGAAGTGCCGGAGCATGCGGAGCACACGGTACTCGGTAACGTAGCGGCGTTACAGCCGCAACGGGCAGGCCTGGTCGCACAGGCTGCTTAGGCGGTAGCGGCGGCGGCCGTTCTCCGGGGACCGTCCGCAAGGATGGTGGGCGACCGGCTTGCCGCTACCGCGTTTTACTTCGCTTGTCTTTTTCCCGAATCCTTTTATGAATGCCGCAGCCCGGCGCCGATTGGCGAGCCGGGCTGTTTTGTTTTGCCGCCAAGTAAAATACGTCGATGGCACGCGCTCTCGAAGGTATCGGCTTGGCTTCCGCACAACAGGGTTTTCTGCTGACTCGTCACTGGCGCGACACCGCGGCCGGTGCGGAGGTCGATTTCTGGCTCGCCACCGACGACGGCCCGAGGAAAATCCGCATCGGCTTGCAGACGAGCGTCGCGTTCATCCGTGCGGAGGATCGCGCGAAGGCCGAGCCGGTCGTGGCCGGCGTGCGGGACGCTTATTTACGCGAATTGCCGCTCAGGGATTTTCGTCAGAAGCCGGTGCTCGGACTCTATTGCCCGCAGTATCGCCAGTTGCTCGCGCTCGAAAAGAATCTGCGCGGCGCGGGCGTCAATGTCTTTGAAGCCGATATCCGTCCGCACGAGCGCTATCTGATGGAACGCTTCATCACGGCGCCGGTCCTGTTCGAAGGCGCGGGGCGCGACGTTTCCAGTGAGTTGAAGCCCGCGCCGGATTACCGGCCGTCGCTGAGAGTCGTGTCGCTCGATATCGAAACGAGCGTGAAGGGCGATCTTTACTCGATCGCGCTAGAAGGCTGCGGCGCGCGTCAGGTTTATATGCTCGGTCCGCCGAATGGCGATGCCGCGCAAACCAATTTTGCGCTCGATTATTGCGAAACCCGCGCCGACATGCTGCACCGTTTCAACGCATGGATCGCGCAGTACGATCCGGACGCGATCATCGGCTGGAACGTCGTGCAATTCGACTTGCGCATCCTTCAGCGACACGCCGACGACCACGGTGTGCCGCTCGCGCTGGGCCGCGACGGCAGCGCGGTCGAATGGCGCGAGCACGGCATGAAGCGCAATCACTTCTTTGTGTCGATCGCGGGCAGGCTCGTCATCGACGGCATCGAGGCGCTGCGTTCGGCGACGTGGAATTTTCCGTCGTTCAGTCTGGAATATGTCGCGCAGTCGCTGCTGGGGGAGGGCAAGGCGATCGACAGTCCGTACGCGCGCATGGACGAAATCGAGCGCCGCTTTCAGGAGGACAAGCCCGCGCTCGCGCGTTACAACCTGAACGATTGCGAACTGGTCACGAAGGTCTTCGAGAAAACGGAGTTGCTGCCGTTTCTGCTCGAACGCGCGACCGTGACCGGTTTGCAGGCCGATCGCAGCGGCGGCTCGGTCGCGGCGTTCACGCATCTGTACATGCCGCGGATGCATCGGCTGGGCTACGTCGCGCCGAATCTCGGCGACGTGCCCGAGGAAGCGAGTCCCGGCGGTTTCGTGATGGACTCGCGCCCCGGCCTCTACGATTCCGTGCTCGTGCTGGATTACAAGAGCCTGTATCCGTCGATCATCCGCACGTTTCTGATCGATCCGGCCGGGCTCGCGCAAGGCATGGCCATGCCCGATGACGCCGCCACCGTGCCCGGTTTTCGCGGCGCGCGCTTCTCACGCGACACGCATTGCCTGCCGGCGATCGTCGCGCAGGTGTGGGAAGGGCGCGAGGCTGCGAAACGCCAGCGCAACAAGCCGCTGTCGCAGGCGCTCAAGATCATCATGAACTCGTTTTACGGCGTGCTCGGGTCGAGCGGCTGCCGTTTCTTCGATCCGCGTCTCGCTTCGTCGATCACGATGCGCGGTCACGAGATCATGCATCGCACGCGCGAGTTGATCGAGGCGCGCGGCTACAGCGTCATCTATGGCGATACGGATTCGACCTTCGTCTGGCTGCGGCGCGCGCGCGACGAAGAGGACGCGGCGCGGATCGGGCGAGCGCTGGTCGCGCATGTGAACGAATACTGGCGCGACCATTTGCGCGAGACGTTCGGCCTCGACAGCGCGCTCGAACTGCAATTCGAGACGCACTTCAAACGCTTCCTCATGCCGACGATCCGCGGCACGGAAGAAGGCAGCAAGAAGCGCTACGCGGGGCTGACCGCGCGCGCGGACGGCAGCGAGGAAATCATCTACAAGGGTCTCGAGACCGTGCGGACCGACTGGACGCCGCTCGCGCAGCGCTTCCAGCAGGAGCTTTACATGCGCGTGTTCAAGGGCCGGGCGTATGAAGACTTCGTGCGCGATTACGTCGGGCGGACGCGACGTGGCGAGATGGATGAATTGCTGGTGTATCGCAAGCGCTTGCGCCGCACGCTCGGCGATTATCAGCGCAACGTGCCGCCACATGTTCGCGCCGCGCGCATCGCGGATGAATACAACGCGCGCGCCGGGCGTCCGCTGCAATATCAGAATGGCGGCTGGATCAGCTATGTGATGACCGTCGCCGGTCCCGAGCCGGTGGAGGCGCGTCAGGCGGCGATCGACTACGAGCATTATGTGAGCAAGCAGCTTCAGCCGGTTGCTGATGGCATCCTGCCGTTTCTGCGCGATGACTTCATCGCGTTGATGTCAGGGCAGAAGGAGCTGTTCTGAGTCAGAAGCGAAAACCAAACCCCGCCTCGATGATATCCGCGTCCCGGTCATACCGCGTGACCATGCGATTCCATGTCACCCGCGCGAGCCATCGACTCGCAAACCGATAACTCGCCGACACCGATACCAGCCCCGAAAATCGACCATCGCCGGTGCGATTCTGCGGCAGGTCGTCGTTCTGCGTGATCGACAGATACGGCCCAGCCCCGACGCCGAGCGTGAGCCTGTCATCGAAGAACGCCCGCGTCGCCCAGATCTGCGCAGCGACACCATCACGACGCGACTGCACGTGTCCGCCTTCATGCAGATACGACGCGGTGAAATCGACGTAATGCCACAGCCCGCGCCGATACTCGATGCTCTCCGCCAGATTCGTTTCAGAATCGGGGCTGTTCAGGATCGTCGTGCCGAGCATCACGGTGACTTCGTTGTTCGTGACGTTCGTCGTGCGCGGCACGGCGCGCGCGCGCGGTCCGCGGCCCTCGGGCGCGTCCAACTGATAGCCGATGCCGAACAGCAACGCGGTCGTGTCCGGGCCGCCGAAAGCCTGCACGCGATTGAGCTTCATCTCCGCGATCCAGCGGTTGTCGAAGTAATACGCCGCGCGCAGCGTGAACATGCCACCCCAGCCGTGCGTGTTCGAATAGTTGCCGCCCGCCTGCGCCTGACTCGTGTCGAAATAGCGGTACGGCCCCGCACCCGCCGACAGTTCCAGCCGGTCGTCCCGGAGCGGCAGTCTGCCCCAGAGCTGGAAGGCCTGCCCGTCGCGGTGATGATCGGGAATATGGCCTTCGTTCAGCCACGAAAAACTCCAGGCGGCGTAACGGCCGAGCCCTTCGCGATAGTTGACTTCCCAGGAGTACGTGTTCTGACTGCTGCTTTTGAGCGGGCCGGTGAGAAGGGAAAATTCCTGAGCGTGAGACGCCTTGCTGACCATGCCGAGCGCGGCGCATGCGATCACCCAGGCGGCGGTTCGGCAATGTCGTGCTTTTTTGGAGTATGTCATCGCGTGAGGTCGGATCGCGGAAACTTCCTGCATCGTTCGTCGGGGCGTGTTCGTCGCAGGATAACGGCTAAAGAAAAATGCTGCACGAAACGGATCTCATTTCGACGATCGACCGTGAAAGTGAAACGTTTGCGAGACGTCCTGGCCGCCAACGACCGAGACTTTCGTTTCGCCTGCGTTCGCAGCCACTCACACGCGGGGTTACGCGCTTCGCGGACCTTGCGTAGATTGACTGCATGACAATGCATTCAAGCAAGCGAGGTCAGCGGTGGACTCCACTCCTATCGAATATCGAGGCTGTGAGCTTTCGGTCATCGTCCGGCACACGGCCGGTGAATTTGTCGCGACGCTGCTGATCGAGCGGCCGGGCGGCCTGCGCCGTGCGATCGGACCGTTTCGCGCGTTTCCGACTGCGCAGGCCGCCGCGAACTTCGCGATCGAATGCGGCAAGTCGGAACTCGACGGCCGTATGGCCGCGCGCGGACCGCAGGTCGCGGTGTCGGGCTGAAGTCATCGGCGGGTTTGCGATAACATCGTTTTCCGCACCTGCTGCATGATGACGATGTTCGGATATCGAACCATTTCGCTGCTCGCGCTCGCCGCGATCGTCCCCGCTTGCGCGACGCCGGCCAAAGAGACGTGCGCGCCGGGAGAGCAGCGCGTCGTCGACGAACGCCTCTACTTCGGCACCGGGCGCGCGAAGGGCGACGTCACGCGCGAGGAATGGGACGACTTCCTGCGCGTCGAAGTCACGAAGCGTTTCGCGCAAGGTTTCACCGTCTGGCAGGCATATGGACAGTGGCGCACGGCCGATGGCGCCATCGTGCGCGAAGCCACCTACGTGCTGAACCTCGTGCATCCCGACGATCAAACCAGCGAAACGGCCGTCGGCGACATCCGCGAGCGCTATCGGACGCGCTTCGACCAGGAGTCGACGATGCGCGTGAGACACGCGGTGTGCGCGTCCTTCTAGAAAATCAAGAGAATCGGCGGATTCCTAGCGTCGCTCGCCCCGTTTGACTCAATAATTTACAAATCTGCGGAACGGGCCGTATATGCTCGGACGCTTGATGCGGGCGGGTCGCCCGCGTTCTCCTTGTATTTCGAATTCGGTCTCTCGATTCCTGAACTGCCATGGTTACTCTGATTAGCTGTTTCTCTAATCGCAACGCGACATCGTCACTCGACAACCATGTGGAATATTGCCGGCGCACTCAGGTGAAACATCGCTTTCAGCCGATGTCGAGCTGCGTCGATTCGATCGAACTCCGCACGCTCTACAAGTATCAACTGGTGAGCGACATGCTGCGGGAAGCGCAAGAGGGCGAGCTCGTCATCTTCGCCACGGAAAACGCGCTGTTCATTCGCTTTCACGACTTCGAGCAGATCATGGCCGGCCGCGACGTGCTGCTGACCAAAGGTCATTTCGGCGTCAACAGCGAAATGTTCGTGCTGAGAAGCACCGAAGAGAACCGTCGCATCGCGCGGGGCCTCGCCGCGCGCTGCCGCCAGTACTACGAATACGGCCAATTCGTCACCGAGGAAGCCTTGCTCGAGGACCTGCCCACGGTGCCCGATTGGGATGATCTGAACGGCGTGGTGCCGATCGCATCGATGTGGTCGGGCCAGCATCCGGAACTTCGCAACAGGGAAATCACCGCAGTTTCGCTCATCTACACGCCGCGTCTCTATAGCAAGTACGGCCCGCAGTGGCGCGCGGTGTTCGCGCGCCATGTCAACGCATGCCATGCAGCCGGCGAGCTGCGCATTTTCGGGGGCGAGGCGCCGCTATCGAGCGATTCGAACGAGCCGCTTTCGGTCTATCAGCCGGGGCAATCCATCGCGGTCGTGATGCTTTATACGCCGAATATCGCGAGCTATGCCCGCTTCGGGGAAGCGAGCATGCGCGCCTATTGCGAGCGCAACGGCTATACGCTTTACGTGCATCGCGACGTGCCGCCGGATTTCGGACGCGACGCCTGCGGCAACTGGGCCAAGCCGTTCCTGCTCCGCAAATATCTGCCGCAGCACGAATGGGTCTTCTGGATGGACGCGGACATCATCGCGATGAACCAGTCGGTGAGGCTCGAGACGTTCACCGAAGGGCGCGAACGCGTGCTGACCGCGGATATCTGCGGCTGGCGTCTCAACTCGGGCGTGATGGGTTTCCGCAACACCGAAACGAACGCGCGCGTGCTCGACGCCATACTCGCGAAGGTGAGAGAAATCGAGGACGTCAGTTACACGTTCTCGAATCAGGGCGATCAGTACATCTTCATGGAGCAACTGATCGCGCACGGTCTGTGTCCCGAGATGGACTCGGCCGAACTCGTGAGCTTCAGGGAACTGAACACGCCGTGGTACTACGCGGACCAAAACACGTTCCTGTGCCACTTTCACGGCCTGAGCACCGAAATGCGGACGCTGTATATGTCGATGGATACCGTGCCCGACGGCGGCTTCGAAGCCATCGAACGGGACGTGCCGCGCCCGGCATTCGGCGCCGTGCCACGCACGCAAATCCTGATCCGCGCGACCGCGTGATATTCGCGTGGCCGTCGAAGGCCACGCGCACGCCGCTTACGCGCCGGCCATCTTTCTCATGACGCGCACGCGCGGATCGACGACTTCCTGCAACGCCGGCTCCTCGGCGAGATTCCAGGCAAATCCGCGCGCACGCACCCGGCGCGTCGGCTTGACGTTCTGACGCCTGCGCACCAGTGAGCGCACGGCGCGAGCGAGCGCGAGATCGATCGCCCCGCGCCAGTCGCGCGCAATCGACGTCGCCACGACCTTGTTGTCCCGATTCAGCTGCACCTCAACCTGACAGCGCTTGTCGACGCCGCCGCGCGGCCCGTTGATGTCGGACAGGCTGACAGTCGCCTTCGAGATCAGCCACGCGAGGCGGCGAAACACGAATTCGCTGCGCGCCTTCGCGAGTTCGTGCATCGCAATGGCTTCGGGGTCGCGGGACTTGAACAGGACTTTCATTGACGCCTCCTTGTTGAACGTGGATTCAGAGTAAGGCGTCCGTGAGGTGCGAAAAAGCAGAACCGACGGAACAACAAGTTCGGAAAAACCGAAGTTCAGTCATGAGCCACCGCGAGAAGCTGCTGCGTCAACGGATGATGCCGCCCGCGCCGCGATACGATCGCATGCACTTCCTCCTTCACCTCGGGCGAGCGGCCGAGCCAGCGTAGGCCGCGTAACAGCGGCACATCGCCCGCGCCGAATTCCGCGAGCGGAAACACGCCGAGGCCGCGCGCGCCGAACACGGCCATCAGCGCGCTGTCCTCGAATTCGCCGACGATACGCGGCGCGATGCCTTGCGTCTCCAGCCAGCGATCTAGCCGCGCGCGCAGCGACGAATGGCCCGTCGGCAGCAGCATGGGCAACGATGCGAGACTGCGCGGGAACTGGTCGATGGCGCTCTTGCGCACGAGGGAAGCGGGTCCGTACCAATCCACCGGCGACGCGATCAGCCGCTCGCTCGTGAGACGCAGATTCTGATTGTGCGGCGCGGCGTGGCTCGCCAGCACCAGATCGAGCCGATGCAGCGCCAGCTCGCCGAGCAGTTCATCGGTTTCGCCTTCGTGACAGAGCAGGCGCAGCGACGGATTGCCGAGCACCGGCGCGAGCAGCGCATGCGCTGCAAGCTTGGAGATGCCGTCCGACAGCCCCACCGCGAGACGCGCGAGCGTGCCGCTCGCCGCTTCGCGCACTTCGTCCTGAATCAGCTGGCCGATCTGAAAGATTTCCTCGGCGCGCGCGAATGCCGCCTGTCCCGCTTCGGTCATCGTGACGCCGCGTCCCGCGGGTTTGAGCAGTTGATGACCGAGCGCTTTTTCCAGTTCGCGCACTTGCGCGCTGATGGTCTGCACGGCCATGTCGAGCCGTTCCGCCGCGCGCGCGAAGCCGCCTTCCTTAACGACTACCCAGAAGTAATGCAGATGCCGATAGTTGAGCATGTGTACCTCGTCTTCGCCTTCTTT is a window encoding:
- a CDS encoding LysR family transcriptional regulator, with the protein product MLNYRHLHYFWVVVKEGGFARAAERLDMAVQTISAQVRELEKALGHQLLKPAGRGVTMTEAGQAAFARAEEIFQIGQLIQDEVREAASGTLARLAVGLSDGISKLAAHALLAPVLGNPSLRLLCHEGETDELLGELALHRLDLVLASHAAPHNQNLRLTSERLIASPVDWYGPASLVRKSAIDQFPRSLASLPMLLPTGHSSLRARLDRWLETQGIAPRIVGEFEDSALMAVFGARGLGVFPLAEFGAGDVPLLRGLRWLGRSPEVKEEVHAIVSRRGRHHPLTQQLLAVAHD
- the flhD gene encoding flagellar transcriptional regulator FlhD; amino-acid sequence: MNGRETLESIREINLSYIMLAQRLLREDRAIGMFRLGLSAELADLLSGLTLAQVVKLASSDNLLCAFRFNDHTMLSALTQPAKNADIAPTHAAILLAGQPAEQFA
- a CDS encoding mechanosensitive ion channel family protein, giving the protein MRKLLLAVLLVVVSSVLPILSQSCFAAADAAQHASQPAVALTPQQARDALSVLNDPARRSQVADTLRAIAAAGALAAPASAPQSASTAAATPASGASSVLAHSLTANGLASQLSRQAGHWLVQIGGGLRHSTVALLDFGSVTSWWRDRTSTDGGRALIGHVAWTVLASLLPALLLEFLCSRLLRRPRARIAARGVADAEEQDPDLVRQQRAAERAEDAAERSGDETALHLAERNVDSARGQRHAARHWTLLQRLPSALLYGLLSLVPLVVFIAAVTLLMSVFIDDNTLEAHVAGSLIDVYLVCRAIVIVSGFFVAPRAPGLRLIQMRDVYATYTHRWVYRIVCVAGAGLALANAAEPLGLSGDARIAITKAVLLVVHVMIAYMIFECRTPVAERIRGGSRANRSFRLFGNWVADVWAGVAIFFVLALWFVWALDVQNGYRTLFHLGGLSLLVLVAARVVAIVAFGALGRLFHREDEDDFAGQSILRRRAYRYYPVLRRVVQALISVVTVIALLQVWHIDIVHFFTSGGVGNRLASALVTIVFAALFAVLVWEAANIAVEQRLEQWTASGERVRAARLRTLLPMMRTGLFIVIAMVVVLTGLSEIGVNTAPLLASASIFGVALGFGSQKLVQDLITGIFLLMENAMQVGDWVTLAGVSGTVEYLSIRTVRLRGGDGSLYTVPFSSVSTVNNTNRGIGNAAVRVSIALGQDVDLAISTLKEIGAALRNDEAFRDGILSDFSFWGVDAVDGSTVTLAGQIQCRDSARWPVQREFNRRILNEFTARGIEIANPQRNFVIVNGGDQAPVPDADEAGADQRGEPSKAAQHPTNEAAGSANVASNAPPPRASQGGS
- the flhC gene encoding flagellar transcriptional regulator FlhC, coding for MLKKSLTEDAQEVFRAIALIELGARMQVLESELTLSRDRMIRLYREVKGVSPPKGMLPFSADWYMTWLANIHASLFYNTYTFLKNEAGCSHLDALTKGYRLYLEHCNHSGAEAVLDLTRAWTLVRFFDAGMLQMTPCCRCTGKFVAHKHDLQNNVVCGACQPPSRAGKTKKAAAAKQASQEAALEVVMSKNEVPEHAEHTVLGNVAALQPQRAGLVAQAA
- a CDS encoding HPF/RaiA family ribosome-associated protein produces the protein MKVLFKSRDPEAIAMHELAKARSEFVFRRLAWLISKATVSLSDINGPRGGVDKRCQVEVQLNRDNKVVATSIARDWRGAIDLALARAVRSLVRRRQNVKPTRRVRARGFAWNLAEEPALQEVVDPRVRVMRKMAGA
- a CDS encoding DUF3574 domain-containing protein, which produces MMTMFGYRTISLLALAAIVPACATPAKETCAPGEQRVVDERLYFGTGRAKGDVTREEWDDFLRVEVTKRFAQGFTVWQAYGQWRTADGAIVREATYVLNLVHPDDQTSETAVGDIRERYRTRFDQESTMRVRHAVCASF
- a CDS encoding purine nucleoside permease, with amino-acid sequence MTVAASQSNKTTKKLGNAVVAMTVAAGFAGCASAPPSSDSAGGARAVKVMIVTMFAPEAKPWLDRLGPWDAVKVAGLSPDYPEVHCNRDDVCVVTTGMGHTNAAASTMALAFSDRFDLRGTYFLIAGIAGIDPAQGTVGSAAWAKYLVDFGPQWELDAREKPARWPSGFTGINTKGPNEKPAPDYRTEMFALNATLADTAFALSCNVALSDSAEARAARAKFNYAPANRPPRVIQCDTLAGDTWWSGKYIGERARAWTRLLTDGRGVYCTTQQEDNATYEALKRAASVQRVDVSRVAVLRAGSDFDRPYKGQSAADNLLNYAAQGGFTPAIENLYRAGNPFVQDVVTHWDAWRKGVPQR
- a CDS encoding DNA polymerase II; the protein is MARALEGIGLASAQQGFLLTRHWRDTAAGAEVDFWLATDDGPRKIRIGLQTSVAFIRAEDRAKAEPVVAGVRDAYLRELPLRDFRQKPVLGLYCPQYRQLLALEKNLRGAGVNVFEADIRPHERYLMERFITAPVLFEGAGRDVSSELKPAPDYRPSLRVVSLDIETSVKGDLYSIALEGCGARQVYMLGPPNGDAAQTNFALDYCETRADMLHRFNAWIAQYDPDAIIGWNVVQFDLRILQRHADDHGVPLALGRDGSAVEWREHGMKRNHFFVSIAGRLVIDGIEALRSATWNFPSFSLEYVAQSLLGEGKAIDSPYARMDEIERRFQEDKPALARYNLNDCELVTKVFEKTELLPFLLERATVTGLQADRSGGSVAAFTHLYMPRMHRLGYVAPNLGDVPEEASPGGFVMDSRPGLYDSVLVLDYKSLYPSIIRTFLIDPAGLAQGMAMPDDAATVPGFRGARFSRDTHCLPAIVAQVWEGREAAKRQRNKPLSQALKIIMNSFYGVLGSSGCRFFDPRLASSITMRGHEIMHRTRELIEARGYSVIYGDTDSTFVWLRRARDEEDAARIGRALVAHVNEYWRDHLRETFGLDSALELQFETHFKRFLMPTIRGTEEGSKKRYAGLTARADGSEEIIYKGLETVRTDWTPLAQRFQQELYMRVFKGRAYEDFVRDYVGRTRRGEMDELLVYRKRLRRTLGDYQRNVPPHVRAARIADEYNARAGRPLQYQNGGWISYVMTVAGPEPVEARQAAIDYEHYVSKQLQPVADGILPFLRDDFIALMSGQKELF